The following coding sequences lie in one Anomalospiza imberbis isolate Cuckoo-Finch-1a 21T00152 unplaced genomic scaffold, ASM3175350v1 scaffold_82, whole genome shotgun sequence genomic window:
- the METTL3 gene encoding LOW QUALITY PROTEIN: N6-adenosine-methyltransferase catalytic subunit (The sequence of the model RefSeq protein was modified relative to this genomic sequence to represent the inferred CDS: deleted 1 base in 1 codon), which translates to MSDTWSSIQAHKKQLDSLRERLQRRRKHDPLGAADPRHDLSLATPPRTCSPAPSGPTPPGPAPGGVPSLGPAPGAAPSPPGGPEGVPGEPPEPDPALERRLLLHLSDLATPLPTDAAAIRSAIAGGDAQVTLRAVESLLHKFAAQELIEVRRGLLHDGPALVTCADHSKLAAMAAGVAAAAAGRRRGAEPGGGVGGGAGDGKEAKRCRRTAAASDVDLEIESLLSQQSTKEQQSKKVSQEILELLNTTTAKEQSIVEKFRSRGRAQVQEFCDHGTKEECVKASGGERPCRRLHFRRIINKHTDESLGDCSFLNTCFHMDTCKYVHYEIDARAATPPRGPAPPRPRSPPPAPPRGAPPDAGADRLFPPQWICCDIRYLDVSILGKFAVVMADPPWDIHMELPYGTLTDDEMRRLNIPVLQDEGFLFLWVTGRAMELGRECLNLWGYERVDEIIWVKTNQLQRIIRTGRTGHWLNHGKEHCLVGVKGNPQGFNRGLDCDVIVAEVRSTSHKPDEIYGMIERLSPGTRKIELFGRPHNVQPNWYRHPGSPGLRG; encoded by the exons ATGTCGGACACGTGGAGCTCGATCCAGGCGCACAAGAAGCAGCTGGACTCGCtccgggagcggctgcagcgcCGCCGCAAGCACGACCCGCTCGGCGCCGCCG ATCCCCGCCATGACCTGTCCCTGGCCACGCCCCCCCGCACCTGCAGCCCCGCCCCCTCGGGCCCcaccccgcccggccccgcccccggggGCGTGCCCTCgctcggccccgcccccggcgccgccccctccccacccgGGGGCCCcgagggggtcccgggggagcCCCCGGAGCCGGACCCGGCGCTGGAGCGGCGCCTGCTGCTGCACCTGTCCGACCTGGCCACGCCCCTGCCCACCGACGCCGCCGCCATCCGCAGCGCCATCGCCGGG GGCGACGCGCAGGTGACGCTGCGGGCGGTGGAGAGCCTGCTGCACAAGTTCGCGGCGCAGGAGCTGATCGAGGTGCGCCGGGGGCTGCTGCACGACGGCCCCGCCCTCGTCACCTGCGCCGACCACTCCAAGCTGGCCGCCATGGCCGCGGGCgtggccgccgccgcggcggggcggcggcgtGGGGCGGAGCCCGGGGGCGGGgtggggggcggggccggggatGGGAAGGAGGCCAAGCGGTGCCGGCGGACGGCGGCGGCGTCGGACGTGGACCTGGAGATCGAGAGCCTGCTGAGCCAGCAGTCCaccaaggagcagcagagcaagaag GTGAGCCAggagatcctggagctgctgaacaCCACCACGGCCAAGGAGCAGTCCATCGTGGAGAAGTTCCGCTCGCGCGGCCGCGCCCAGGTGCAGGAGTTCTGCGACCACGGCACCAAGGAGGAGTGCGTCAAGGCCTCGGGCGGCGAGCGGCCCTGCCGGCGCCTGCACTTCCG CCGCATCATCAACAAGCACACGGACGAGTCGCTGGGCGACTGCTCCTTCCTCAACACCTGCTTCCACATGGACACCTGCAAGTACGTGCACTACGAGATCGACGCCCGCGCCGCCACGcccccccgcggccccgccccgccgcgcccgcgctccccgcccccggccccgccccgcggcgccCCGCCCGACGCCGGCGCCGACCGCCTCTTCCCGCCCCAG tGGATCTGCTGCGACATCCGCTACCTGGACGTGTCCATCCTGGGCAAGTTCGCCGTGGTGATGGCGGACCCGCCCTGGGACATCCACATGGAGCTGCCCTACGGGACGCTGACGGACGACGAGATGCGGCGCCTCAACATCCCCGTGCTGCAGGACGAGGGCTTCCTCTTCCTCTGGGTCACCGGCAG GGCCATGGAGCTGGGCCGCGAGTGCCTCAACCTCTGGGG GTACGAGCGCGTGGACGAGATCATCTGGGTGAAGACGAATCAGCTGCAGCGAATCATCCGCACGGGCCGGACGGGGCATTGGCTGAACCACGGCAAGGAGCACTGCCTG GTGGGGGTGAAGGGGAAC CCCCAAGGCTTCAACCGGGGCCTGGATTGTGACGTCATCGTGGCCGAG